In Arachis hypogaea cultivar Tifrunner chromosome 2, arahy.Tifrunner.gnm2.J5K5, whole genome shotgun sequence, a genomic segment contains:
- the LOC112737700 gene encoding probable WRKY transcription factor 21 produces the protein MEEVEQANRLAVESCHRVLSILSQPRDQVQNRNLMVETGEAVLRFKKVVSLLQNGLGHARVRKHRKLQVPFSQSILLDNPNCFKNNNNNLNHDQSKKVVMLHENSVQELGSSTVRNSLSLVNPSLELSSSAKSTINQQGSSSSHYQFLQQQQIQQQRLLMQQQQQQQQMKNHAEMMFRRNNSGINLNFDSTSCTPTMSSTTRSFISSLSIDGSVANLDGSSFHLIGAPLSSDQNSQQHKRKCSARGDEGSVKCGSSARCHCSKKRKHRVKRSIKVPAISNKLADIPPDDYSWRKYGQKPIKGSPHPRGYYKCSSMRGCPARKHVERCLEEPTMLIVTYEGEHNHPKLPTQSANA, from the exons ATGGAGGAAGTTGAACAAGCTAATAGATTAGCTGTTGAAAGCTGTCATAGAGTTCTTAGTATTTTGTCTCAGCCAAGGGATCAAGTTCAGAATAGGAATTTAATGGTGGAAACTGGTGAAGCTGTGTTAAGGTTCAAGAAAGTTGTTTCTTTGCTTCAAAATGGTTTGGGTCATGCAAGAGTGAGGAAGCATAGAAAGCTTCAAGTACCCTTTTCTCAAAGCATACTCTTAGATAACCCGAATTGcttcaagaacaacaacaacaaccttaACCATGATCAATCAAAGAAAGTAGTGATGCTTCATGAGAATTCAGTTCAGGAATTGGGATCAAGTACGGTTAGGAACTCACTTTCTTTGGTGAATCCATCTTTGGAATTGAGCTCAAGTGCCAAAAGTACTATTAACCAACAAGGTTCTTCATCTAGTCACTATCAGTTCCTTCAacagcaacaaattcagcaacaaaggTTGTTGATGCAGCAgcaacagcagcagcaacaaaTGAAAAATCATGCTGAGATGATGTTCCGAAGGAACAACAGTGGCATAAACCTCAATTTCGACAGCACTAGCTGCACGCCGACAATGTCGTCTACTACTAGGTCTTTCATTTCTTCCTTGAGCATAGACGGAAGTGTGGCGAACCTGGACGGAAGTTCCTTCCATCTTATAGGAGCCCCACTCTCTTCTGATCAAAATTCGCAACAGCATAAGCGAAAATGTTCCGCTAGGGGCGACGAGGGCAGTGTGAAATGTGGAAGCAGTGCTAGATGTCATTGCTCAAAGAAGAG GAAACATAGAGTGAAGAGATCAATTAAGGTGCCAGCTATCAGCAACAAACTTGCAGATATACCTCCTGATGATTATTCATGGAGGAAGTATGGACAGAAACCAATCAAGGGTTCTCCTCACCCAAG GGGATATTACAAGTGCAGCAGCATGAGAGGGTGCCCTGCAAGGAAGCATGTAGAGAGGTGCTTGGAAGAGCCAACAATGCTAATTGTTACCTATGAAGGAGAGCATAACCATCCAAAGTTACCAACACAATCTGCAAATGCATGA
- the LOC112737707 gene encoding pentatricopeptide repeat-containing protein At5g27460: protein MTNRSLLLTGINRIGHVFGARSPWIPASASRASSASYATEVESLRHERAGDAKRNGIREVLKSRKLSPLHALQRNSFSHFELRSIARSFFNSKRYLHALEVLKWMESQKDFCMIPADHAMKLELLVKNYGLMEAEEYFLSIPDTAAKKAACLPLLHAYVRARDTNRAETLMVKLYELGLVVSPHPYNEMMKLYLATCEYMKVPLVIEQMKRNRIPCNVLSYNLWMNACGEGGRHGVAAVEKVFRLMQNDVNVQVGWSSLATLANVYMKAGQSEKAIMVLKFAKAKLSTYNRLGYFFLITLYTSLGKKEEVLQSWEASKAVSGRISCTNYICILTSLVKLGDIVQAKRIFTEWESNCQKYDIRVSNVLLGAYMRKGLIEEAESLHIHTLEKGGSPNYKTWEILIEGFVKSQKMDKAIVAMKRALAMMKDCNWRPSHGLILAIAEYLEKHKNFEYANEFIRDIRDFGLVNISLYKILLRMHLSVGKPPFRILKMIEEDNIEMDNEALAILKAFNR from the exons ATGACAAACCGCTCCCTCCTCCTCACCGGGATCAACCG AATCGGTCATGTATTCGGCGCGCGAAGCCCGTGGATCCCCGCGTCGGCTTCACGCGCTTCTTCTGCATCGTACGCGACAGAGGTGGAGTCGTTAAGGCATGAACGTGCCGGCGACGCGAAGAGGAATGGAATTCGGGAAGTGTTGAAATCGCGCAAACTGAGTCCGTTACACGCGCTTCAGCGTAACAGTTTTTCGCACTTTGAGCTCAGAAGCATTGCCAGGAGCTTCTTCAATTCGAAGCGCTACCTCCACGCGCTCGAG GTATTGAAATGGATGGAAAGCCAGAAGGATTTCTGTATGATCCCGGCTGATCATGCTATGAAATTGGAATTACTTGTTAAAAATTATGGTCTAATGGAAGCTGAAGAATACTTTCTCAGTATACCTGACACAGCTGCTAAGAAAGCTGCTTGTCTCCCGCTTCTTCATGCTTATGTAAGAGCTAGGGACACAAATAGAGCTGAGACTTTAATGGTGAAGCTCTATGAATTGGGGCTAGTGGTTAGCCCTCACCCTTACAATGAGATGATGAAATTGTATTTGGCTACATGTGAGTATATGAAGGTGCCCCTTGTTATCGAGCAGATGAAGCGAAATAGAATACCTTGCAATGTTCTGTCTTACAACCTTTGGATGAATGCTTGTGGTGAGGGAGGAAGACACGGGGTTGCAGCTGTAGAGAAGGTTTTTAGATTAATGCAAAATGATGTTAATGTTCAAGTGGGGTGGAGCAGTCTTGCTACTTTAGCAAATGTTTATATGAAAGCAGGGCAATCTGAGAAAGCCATTATGGTTCTAAAATTTGCTAAAGCAAAACTATCTACCTATAACCGTCTTGGTTACTTCTTCCTAATAACCTTGTACACCTCTTTGGGGAAAAAGGAGGAAGTCTTGCAGTCATGGGAAGCAAGTAAGGCGGTTTCTGGAAGAATTAGTTGTACCAACTATATTTGCATTCTAACATCTTTGGTGAAGCTCGGGGACAttgtacaagcaaagagaatctTCACTGAATGGGAATCTAATTGTCAAAAGTATGATATCAGAGTCTCTAATGTTCTTTTGGGTGCATATATGCGAAAAGGATTAATTGAAGAAGCCGAATCATTACATATCCACACTTTGGAGAAGGGTGGTAGTCCTAACTACAAGACTTGGGAGATTCTCATTGAAGGGTTTGTCAAAAGCCAAAAAATGGACAAGGCTATTGTTGCTATGAAGAGAGCTTTGGCAATGATGAAAGATTGTAACTGGAGGCCATCACATGGACTTATATTAGCTATTGCTGAGTATTTGGAGaagcataaaaattttgaatatgcAAATGAGTTTATAAGAGATATCCGTGATTTTGGTCTTGTAAATATATCACTGTACAAAATATTGCTTAGAATGCACCTTTCTGTTGGAAAACCTCCTTTCCGTATTCTTAAAATGATTGAGGAAGATAATATTGAGATGGACAATGAGGCTCTTGCAATTCTTAAAGCCTTTAATAGGTAG
- the LOC112737727 gene encoding small ribosomal subunit protein uS19x gives MADVDAEVAPTGVPKKRTFKKFSFRGVDLDALLDMSTDELVKLFTARARRRFQRGLTRKPMALIKKLRKAKREAPAGEKPEPVRTHLRNMIIVPEMIGSIIGVYNGKTFNQVEIKPEMIGHYLAEFSISYKPVKHGRPGIGATHSSRFIPLK, from the exons ATG GCTGATGTGGATGCAGAGGTAGCGCCAACTGGAGTACCAAAGAAGAGGACGTTCAAGAAGTTCAGTTTCAGAGGCGTGGATCTCGATGCACTCTTGGACATGTCCACCGATGAACTCGTTAAGCTCTTCACTGCTCGTGCTCGCAGAAG GTTTCAGCGCGGTTTGACCCGCAAGCCTATGGCGCTCATCAAGAAGCTGCGTAAGGCG AAACGTGAGGCCCCGGCCGGTGAGAAGCCAGAGCCTGTGAGGACTCACCTCCGCAACATGATCATTGTTCCTGAGATGATTGGTAGCATCATTGGTGTTTACAATGGAAAGACTTTCAACCAAGTTGAAATCAAACCAGAAATGATTGGGCACTATCTAGCTGAGTTCTCAATCTCATACAAGCCTGTTAAGCACGGAAGACCCGGTATTGGTGCTACTCACTCTTCCAGGTTCATTCCTCTCAAGTGA